Below is a genomic region from Papilio machaon chromosome 19, ilPapMach1.1, whole genome shotgun sequence.
AATTATTAGACTTTCTAAATCATCGTGCAAGAGCATTTGAACTTATGTATGATCAGAatcaaaatgttacaaaatctaATACACAGATACATAATAAGCCTAAACTGACTCGAGTATCCACCCATGTAGGAACTGTTACTTCTAGCTGCAGTCTATGTAATATGTCTCATGAACTATACAAATGTCCATCTTTCCTTGAAATGAGTGCAGTCAAACGCAATGATTatgtaaaatctaataaattatgCTTCAATTGTTTAAAACCTTACAGGATTCAACATACATGTTCAAAGAACAGCTGCTCTATCTGTTCTAAAAAGCATCATACAGCTATTCATATTGACAATTACTCTTTGGCTAAAATGTCTGGTAATACTGCTGCAAGTGTAGGCAATACACAAGACAAATTAATTACAGAAAAGATACCTGAGTCCCAATCAAAGGTAAGTAccaataatttaagttataacaAACAAGCTTCAGTTATGCATTTACACTCAAACCAAGTTCAAGTTTACCTTTCTACAGCTGTTATTAAAGTTCAGCAAGATAATGGTGAATGGACTACATGTCATGCCTTACTGGATAGCGGAAGCCAAGTATCTCTAATAACAAAACAGCTAGCTAACAAGCTCAGCCTGCCACTTTCTAACAAGAAAGGTTACATTATATATGGTGTAGGTAGCGATCCCACACACTCATCTCAATCAACAATAGTTAATATTGCATCTTGCAACAGCAATTATGCCACAGCATTAACTTGTGTAGTTACTgaacaaatttcaacaaagttACCACAGAATTACATACCACTTGCTAACTTCAAGTTACCTAAACAATATGAATTAGCAGATCCCACATTTAATGTTCCAAAGGCCATTGACCTGCTCATTGGTGGACATTTATTCTACTCGCTTCTTCTACAGGGCAGTATACAATTAGGTAAAAATCGTCCCACACTCATAAATACAGTCTTTGGATGGGTAGTGACAGGAGAAATTGAATTAACAATGCAATCTTTATATCATAATACAGTCCACACATCGAACAATCTCCACACTTCAACTCATGCAGACGCACACTTTTACAAACACTCAGTTATATCAGCACATTTAACCTGTGAACAATCTTGTGATCAATTATTAAAACGGTTTTGGGAGCAAGAGGAACTAAAACCTTCCCCAATACTTACACCGGAACACATCTTTTGCGAAGAACTTTACAAAAGCACAACTACTAGAGACCCCACAGGTCGCTTTACAGTAAAACTTCCAATTATACAAGACAAGCTAGATCAGCTAGGTGATTCCTACAGTATCGCTCAAAAGTGCTTTATGTCTTTAGAGAAAAGATTCACTAACAATCCAGAACTTCATAAACAATATTCCGAATTCATTGATGAATACATAAACTTAGGCCATGCATCTTACATACCTGCCTCTTCATTTTCAGCAGACACACAAGAGGAAATCAAAAGGTTCTTTCTGCCTCATCATGCAGTTTTAAAACCAAGTAGTGTTTCAACCAAGTTACGTGTAGTTTTTAATGGAAGCAGTCAGTCATCTACATCTATCTCTCTCAATGACGTCTTACATGAGGGTCCTAACATTTACACagatttaatagacattatattaagatatagaacctataaatatgtactatcatgtgatttaattaaaatgttcagaaatataaacatagaTCCCTTACATCGTAACCTACAATGTATACTATGGAGAGCATCGCCTAACGATGATCTTAAAGTTATTAGACTGAATACAGTCACATATGGGACTAGATGTGCTCCTTATCTAGCATTTAGGACATTACTAGAGCTTGCCCATCAGGATGGTCACATTTATCCATTAGCAGCACAatgcattttatatcaaacatttATGGATGATGTCCATTGTGGAACAAACTCACTCTCTGAAGCTAGAGAACTTTGCAATCAATTAATTTCCCTATTTAAAAGAGGTGGTTTTCAACTACATAAATGGTCATCTAACAATCCTCAGATATTACAAGATGTTGAAAGCAACAAAGGTCAGCATTCACCAACCAGTCTTATTATTGGTGATGAAACTAGTACATTAGGTCTCAAGTATGAACCCGCAACagatacatttaaagttaacattCCCTCTCAGCAATGTaacttacattttactaaaagAATTGTACTCTCAATTATTGCCAAGATATATGACCCACTCGGTTACCTATCACCTGTTACTATCACTGCAAAACTTTTCATGCAACAGCTATGGAAAGAATCCAATATCATACAATGGGATACACCCTTACCCAAACATTTACTTCAACAATGGCTGTCCTTCTATGATAATATTCagatattaaaagatattactATTCCTAGATATTGTTTCTCAGATATACCAAATGAAATTTACTTAGTAGGATATTGTGATGCCTCACTAGTTGCTTATGGCTCATGTATCTACATTGTAGCACATTATCCTAATCAAAAGCCAActtctaatttagttattaGCAAAAGCAAAGTTGCCCCTGTACGCACAGTCAGCTTACCAAAATTAGAACTTTCTAGCGCTACACTACTctcaaaattaatgaaaaaagtcAAACTTGCCTTAGAGGTagctattaaaatacattctgTATACTATTACACAGATTCaagtatagttttaaattggaTAAACTCACCCTACAAAAAATGGGAAGTTTATGTATCAAATAGAATctcacaaatattacaaaactcAGATTCTAATTTGTGGCATCATACTAGAACTTATGACAATGCTGCAGACTTACTTACTCATGGCGTACACgctaaagattttaataatttatcactaTGGTGGCACGGTCCGACATACTTGCTCTCACCACCTAGTGACTGGCCATGCGGTAGTGCTCAGACAAAAACCGAAGTAGAAACCTATCTCATTAAAGTAGTAAGCcctaataaaaatcaaactgTCTCAGAATattataatgatgatgacttAGAATACTTTATGAACATATTTGAAAGATTTTCAAGTTTTCAAAGATTATTAAACACAATTGCTCAGTGTCACAGATTTTGTCATAATCTCAAACACAATCATAGAATCACAGGTCCTCTCACACCTGAAGAATTAAAAGTTAGTCATAACTTCATAATCAAGATTGTACAAGCATCTCActttaaaagagaaatattaGAACTAAAGTCAGGTAAAACTAATTATACCTTTTCAAATAGTCCACTCAAAAGACTATCCCCATTTATAGACAGTCAAGACTCTCTATTAAGAGTAGGTGGTAGAATTAAACATGCAAACATTCAATATAATCAGAAATATCCTATAATATTACCCAAGTGCCATGTCACATCTCTCATCATACAAAGGTATCACATACAACTCTTTCACTCAGGCATTCAGAACACAGTCTCAAACTTAAGACTTACATATTGGCCTATCCATGCTAGAGTTGAAGTTAAGAAAATTGTCTACAAGTGCACAGTATGTACCAGATATCGTGGTCAAACCTGTAGGCAAATGATGGCTAACCTACCATCTCATAGAGTCAATTTAGAAAGACCATTCTTACACATAGCAATAGACTATGGAGGTCCaatatacattaaaagttCAAATCTACGCAATgctaaatttataaagagCTACATATTAATACTAGTCTGTCTATCAACTAGATGCATACATATTGAATTATCAACTGATCTTACAACACCATCATTTATCTCATGCCTAAAAAGATTTGTTGCTCGTAGAGGTATCTGCAGCAGCATTTTATCCGACAATGCTTTATATTTCAAAGGTGCAGATCATGAACTACATGACCTGTATAATATGTTCAAAAATGAGACATCTTACAGTCAGATTATGGATTATACTAACAATCTAAATATAAAGTGGAATTTCACCACACCTCTCGCTAGTCATATGGGAGGAATCTATGAGTCTTGCATTaaacaaactaaatatttactcAAAAGAAAATTAGGTAATTGTAGGATGACCTATGAACAATTGTCTACCATACTTTGTCAAATCGaagcaatattaaattcaagacCATTATTTGCAACTACTGATAATAtagattcaattaattatataagtcCAAGTCATTTTCTTATTGGCACAACAATGTTAGATATACCAGAGCCCAGTCTAGCTAAAATTTCAGACAATAGACTTAATATTTGGCAAAAGATTACATCAATTAAACAGCAATTCTGGaaagaattttacaaaacatatttgtcTGAACTTCAAACTAGACAAAAGTGGTTTACAGACTCTCCTAATTTACAAGTAGGAAATATAGTTCTTATTAAAGATGAAAACACTCCGCCAATGTGTTGGCCCATGGGGAGAATTATCGAGATTTATAGTTCAAAAGATGACCACCTAACCCGGTCAGTCTTGGTCAAAACTGCTAAGGGACAGTACAAGCGCCCTATACATAAACTTGTCTTATTACCATCTCAGTAATTCtgcttatattttctttttttaaacaaatgttaaaatctaactctaaattttactttaactatGTAATTTAGCTCCTAGATGTAATATCCTATACCCTAGACTTATACTTAAGATAGATCTAAGattgtaatagaaataatactacaatttattgtaatttaactttaattttaattaacaaacagagaatgatttaaaataattactgcaacttttcatttcatatttatcaaatagCACAACACTGTCACGTAAACTTGTAAATTCACatcactttaaaattattttctgtttcaattattactttatctaGCATTAATTTagcaattgtaattaaagcatttatttattttcttcaatttattatCTCAATAGCTGTCAATCACTCATGTCACTTAATTGTCAATTGTAATGTCAAACTTGTATACTtgtcaaattcaaattaactttaatacatCACCTcacatttgatttatattcagACTTCGTCAGCAAGGGGGTGTATGTtacggattaaaaaaaaaaaagtcaatgtctatgacatgtaaaaaaaaaaattattaattccatGCGGAAACTTTTGTAAcacccatcaattttcagctaaatcagttcgaccgatcttgagttataaatagtgtaacaagCAATTTGTTAGAGAGCACTGACAGATTGTGATGACGCaacaataatttcttaaatggGTTCAGAGgtttttttaacaagaatttgataacgtttattttgtatctacCTGTTTTGTACCTTATGTTTGTATTACTTTCCCTAATTTTTAAAGAGATTTAAACCcatgaaaaatagaattacTAAAGTTATGCTAGAGCTGTCcaacttttatttagttacatCAATACTTATGTCAAATAATCGAAAATGCTTCAGGTTAAATATAACCAGGAATTTCAGTAACACCTATATGTTAAACAATAATTGACTAGTGACCATTGTGGATGTTTTACCGATTCATCGGTCAATCGGTCCAATGGGAATTTTTTCATATCCCGATTGATTGGCGGGCCTATCGTCCTACTGGATACATTTACCATtcataatttatcaatttaaagtcttataaaaattatacgaattttgataactttttatttgtggTTTGAAAGGATTAACTGATGTTATACTGTTACTTACTTGCGATAATCAATTATGTAACAAACCTAATCCGTGGATTTTCATTTGAATGATTTTGAGATGTGAAAAGGCCGCTTAGTTGTGAGAGCCGCGCTTGGGCGCACTTCCGTTGCGGTTTACCTAACCGCCGCCGGCGGGTTTATCTGAATATAGCAAAACCTTTTgctaaatttgaaataaattgtttggaatataaaatttcttatcCTAATTagaaggaaaattaaaaaaaataaaacagagtaACTGTTTTCGTATTAATTATCAGACTATGATGACATTTTAGcagttttctaaaataaattaaaaatgaatttaccCAACGTTCAATCATCGCCAATTTCGTgcccttatcccactcacgtggggttaACGCACAAGGtttaataaacatgttttgacataatttaaaCGAACGGCCTCATGTCACCAATGCTACTTGAAaggagaaaataaaaattaaatcttcaatatgattattaatttataatctatggttatatttgtaattttcagcaaaaaatatatggacaaaacaatttgaaaattactttTGACATCACTATTTATTCCAATTTCGAAATTGGGATCTGTAACGTACCTGTAAGAATTGTACTTAAGTCTGAAATGTGTCCGCttacattaatgttttaacttaCACCTACGTGAGCGGaatgttgtttaaatattctaaaagcATTACGCGGGATAAGCCCTCGTAGCATAGTTAATTATATCATAAcgaacttaaatatttattgtattcaattaaaattaagtatttttattcttagtaTAACATCTTTGCAATTcgacttttaaatattctaatcTTCGgtaataacataaatgtaaatgtgcacagaattacaattttttctcAGCGATATACTTTGTTTAGAATTCTGCGAAATTGCaccaaaataaattagtttcacAGTAAATGTGCAaagtcaataattattttgtataaaaaatacgcGATTTGATTCCATTTAATtacgcagaataaaaaaatgttcaggCATTTCATAATGATAAGAATCACGGctggtaaaattataaaatattttctgatgttttcgattaaatttaattattaagatattgGCGGACTGTACATTGAAGGTGTCGTGCGTATCGACCGGTTCAAGTTACCAcgttttcaatttactttgtATTCGATACAGAACTTATTCTCTATATGTACTTGAGAAGACATTAATTTCATGCCTTGAAGTGTCTTTGAAGTTCTTGTAACTTTGACAATGAACTATTTGAACGAAGAGCATAAGTTgaactataataatttacaaagtttaCTTGGTATAAAAATGAGATGGCTAAGTAACCTATGATATAATTCAATGAGAGTTAATTAGTtagaaattatgaaattacttatgtttaataatttggacaaagattttaaaatagtataacgTGGTCAGTTGTTGTTTATACTcattatatactaattataaaatatattagattagagaagttaaaataaatcataacatCTATATTCTAAATCATAAGAGTAgtaaaaaatttcatacagCTCTAAAgagtaaaacaaaataggtGGCAACTAATTTGCAAATAGCGTAATAAGTAAAGAGTACAAAAATTGTGTTAGTttgtttccattttatttaGCGCTATGTAACACAGcttaatctaattttataatgtatattCTAATTCAGATCTGTGTGCTCTCATTTCGTTGCTCCTAAtgaaaaattcttattttatatacaggaAAAATGTTGTAACGCAATGTTATGTTGAAATTTATGAGCTTTTTGTGGTTTCATATGCgtgaatattttcattacattgcGATGTCTTATATACAGAGTGAATCTTAAAGGACGGATCAAAAGCTATGTGGGGGACCTCAATAGTTGTTTAAGCCTAAAGTGTGTTCCGCGATTTTCTATAAatctaaagttatttaattttttgttaaaaaattatattgaaaatcatattttcaactgaagtattttttatttcttgaataAGCCTAACAATTAGGCTTTTGATTATTCCTTTAAGATTCACTctgtatataagtaaaagctaccatttcaaatataaccACGACTTCCTACGGCTGAAAATCTGTATGAACacgtatgatttttttttaaaataatttagaggACGACAATGTGTGTTTGTATGACTCTAGTCctcaatttatataaagtgaaatataaattcgCCTAGCTACGCAACCGTAGCTATCATAACATTTCTACGAAATCTGTAGGAACCGATGCATAGTTAAGTAACCACAGCAATAGCAGCAATCAGCAACGCTGCTCAACCGTAGCTATCAAGATAATACTACGCAAGCGTAGTTACCAAAGATGTAGCAATGCTACGCACTCAAGGCAACCGTAGTATTGCTACAACATTtgcattacaataaattatgttcatctaaaatacataataaattatgtttgatcataatttgtttaataaaaagtaattacgaAGCTTTTATCACGAaacataataacaattttcttttaatttaaatggacagattaaatgtattaaaccatcatatatattttgtaccgCAAGACAATAATAACTTTCTAAGATCGATTTACAGGAAGCAAAATTACATATGAAAAAGGTTTGACAGGTAGTAGAATATTAAAAGGTTTACGGCTTGAAGTATTAGAGGAGCTTACAAACGTTTTTTGGTATTGGCTGAGACATATTTATGTGAACAATGTTAAGTAAAGCTTTTAGATTGTATTGAAGTGATATATTTAGCGATTTTACTTTTTccaaattattatcttaatttttttattactacgaAACGGATGGGGGAATCATGGATTTCATCATCATAAGCTCACTaccggataaatgtacatatgtaaatcggaaatcgaaaaacacatttgtacattggcgggattcgaacccagaacctgcagattgcaagtcaaatgcttaacctTTGAGCCATCGACGCTCTATCATGGATTTACCTAAtgttaattgattaataaactaaataaaaacatactttatagtaaaaatttacGCGTTTAAAAAACTCACAACGGTCACGGTATTTTGTTTGGGCGAATGTTCGCAAAGTGCAGTAAAAATTTGTTCCATTAGTGTAAACGCGCGTCGGGCTGTGAATTATTGTGCCGTTTAAGCGAGTAAATGGAGCCGGACCGCAGACTTACGTTCGATACCAAGCTTCAAGCATTTGTTGCTACTTTTTTCTTCACTTTATCAGACTTgagagaaaatttaaataaatacacgttGTACTAGAAGCTTCTATTTTAAGGCAAAACTTCATATAAACTTATAGTTTTAGCATATATGAAATACCGTAATTTCCcgaatcttaataaaattagatatatggataatttaaaataaaatatagggctatattttctatatttagctatcaataatgtaaataaaaaggcaTTAGCTCTTCCgatttcatttttacaatacacaattacttcattattatCCAATTTCTTGAATTTACTACAGGAACAAACAAACGAAGCTCGCTTTATAAggtttaaacaaaaaagaaaggaACTTAAGGTTAAGAGAAGAAGTTTTTGAATGATGTTCGTACAATTCTTTAATTGAACGTTCGTGTATTCCCTCCGGCTTTTTCTTCAGTATAGCAATtttcttgaatttaaaatgcatGCCTCTCGTGCAATATTCAAAATTGGATTGTTTAGaaagttcaaatttaaataaattaacaaagttaGAATAGATAAACTGAATCTAAACGATTCTTTTTTGGTTGCGCTTTCATGTCCTATCATGTCAACTTTAAACACTATTGACTTACCATGAAATTTTGCTAGTAAATTTGACCAAATAGGATAACTTTTATAGCACAAAACGGAATttgctttaaattatattaagctTAAACGAAGCTCAAGCTAATATACAacaattatcaatttatacGAGCAATTATAATAGATTCTAAGTATCTGAAACTGTAGAAGCGTGTAGTAGACAGATCATTGCCTAAGCCGCTGTGGCTCCACTTGATAACGGTTTGAACCCGCCCTTAAATATTTACGATGTCGTTGTACTTGCTATTAATAGACTCGTGAGCACCTCATGGATATATTAATTGAGTCTCAATTGACTACGAAATGTGTACGTCGAGTtggaaacaaaatatattatgtattatgtatttatattatttacatattttttaactgcaaaATTAATCGGCTTTCCtaacatttattatgaaacataaatatttaataatgtttaaattgcttataaataatctttaaaaaattgaagttattttatgtaaaatgtaccATCTAAAATTGTggaatataatatatgtacgtgtaatatataaaagctaaaaataaatgtcaccAAAATATACAGTACAGAGAAATCGAGGGAAATACTTTTGCTTTACTTTTCACAAAGCAAATTTCACGAAgcacaaagtttaaattggACGGAaatttggatttaaaaaaaatccggtGTATTCTTTAAATCTGCGACATCCCACCAGAATCTTTACACGTCGTATTGCGGTCCAAGGTTTGGTTCAAATTGACAACGAAAATTCCAATAGAGAAATTTCGTTACTATTAATTGGACACGTCAATATCTTcattatattcaatttataataactaattaacCGGTTTagtagtaaaaaaacaaatatttatttttttattttataattgtctggatttgattttatatctGTCTGGACTAAAAATACCGAAATGGGATCCCAAATGTCGAATTGAAGAAGACATAGGAAAGTTCAGTTTTACATTTTCCTTCTCATATAGAAAAATCTATATCGGACATTTCTTATTTTGgttacttacataaaaatccaTTTGGTTAAAGCAAAGttatacattttcattaattcgTAATCCCAAAATCCTTTTAGGTCTACCTGTGTTATGTTTAAAAGGAAAATTCAAGCACGGCTAAGCGCCCAGCAAGGTAAACCATTTATTGACGCTTGAgcttgaattatttttgtgttaaaaaaaaaacttcaaatcactttttatattttaaataagaaataaatacaataattaattacgttaacatttgtaatattagaaagatttttAAACCTACGTCAAAACAAATGCTgtcaatgtaatatatttggaaccttttttcaatttaattaatgaagaCGGCAAAGAGTAACGAACAAAATTTATGGTTCAATTGTGATTGAAGTAAGATTGAGGATCGTATGTCTACTAGATTGATGCGGTGCTAAGGAAGGGAGATAGtagaagatatattttatagtaaggTTAGACATACGCCTATAAAAATCgtatcatataaacaaaattatttgataaaaatttaaataaatttttttcaatattaaaaatattacttatgcattgtaaaatataaacaaagaatAATAACTGAAATGTAACACTTTTATAGAGCGCTGATAATGACAGGCGTAGTTTCATTATTTACTGCGCTGAAACTGCAATGCACGTGATTTATTGCACTTTTAAGTACAGTCATTTTTTGTTGCAAACGTAAATGAATTTTTCGTTTGAGTATAGattcaataattatattcaaactagctgtcgcccgcgacttcatccgcgcgcatttaaaaaaaacttaataacggtatgaaaaatagatagcagccgattctcagacctactgaatatgctcacaaaatttcatgagaatcggtcaagccgtttcggaggagttcaagttcgaaccccgtgccacgagaattttatatacaagatttaaaaaaaaacttaaaataatttatatgcaTGTTCCCGTGTACATTAgctacctttaattaaaagtatcaAAATTGGTCCCTTTCGGAAATTACCCGAAACAAACGCGTACTTGCGAACAGATAAAACGACGAacagatagaaaaaaaattaaaaattgtgatttttttttgtaataagtaacactaatattttatgtgtatgaaatatgacttttttgcatagataaaagaaaaaaatggttaaagACGTATGTAGGCTTGTGGTCTATATCCATTTAAGAGCTCAAACGGTACATTAATCCACAACCAGACGGGCACTTACACTAATGGAAGCGAGCTGTTAGGCGTTTCGCTAACCAACTGATGTgacatttaacttatttttattttcttattttgtaacaCTCCTTCTTTATTCTTGGACCTTAAAATATCATTACCTTTAGACAATCACATTGTCTTAAGTGTTGCTAAGTATTCCTGTACATAATAAAGTACCCTAAT
It encodes:
- the LOC123722106 gene encoding uncharacterized protein LOC123722106 isoform X1, with the protein product MSTDTLERLINRRTNYKGRLKRIYNFVDEQKNHVKIYELKTRQTEMAELYEKYNTTQEDIEMIEQSTKSHEQERASTEEKYFSYAAKIAEILKEHELNRSASSCQSVLQPSLKSPVIKIPNLQIPSFDGNLSEWSNFKSLFDGVIDSHEQLTHLQKFQYLKSLLRGEAAGLIDSLTVTEENYQHALSILTKRIQHTCSKNSCSICSKKHHTAIHIDNYSLAKMSGNTAASVGNTQDKLITEKIPESQSKVSTNNLSYNKQASVMHLHSNQVQVYLSTAVIKVQQDNGEWTTCHALLDSGSQVSLITKQLANKLSLPLSNKKGYIIYGVGSDPTHSSQSTIVNIASCNSNYATALTCVVTEQISTKLPQNYIPLANFKLPKQYELADPTFNVPKAIDLLIGGHLFYSLLLQGSIQLGKNRPTLINTVFGWVVTGEIELTMQSLYHNTVHTSNNLHTSTHADAHFYKHSVISAHLTCEQSCDQLLKRFWEQEELKPSPILTPEHIFCEELYKSTTTRDPTGRFTVKLPIIQDKLDQLGDSYSIAQKCFMSLEKRFTNNPELHKQYSEFIDEYINLGHASYIPASSFSADTQEEIKRFFLPHHAVLKPSSVSTKLRVVFNGSSQSSTSISLNDVLHEGPNIYTDLIDIILRYRTYKYVLSCDLIKMFRNINIDPLHRNLQCILWRASPNDDLKVIRLNTVTYGTRCAPYLAFRTLLELAHQDGHIYPLAAQCILYQTFMDDVHCGTNSLSEARELCNQLISLFKRGGFQLHKWSSNNPQILQDVESNKGQHSPTSLIIGDETSTLGLKYEPATDTFKVNIPSQQCNLHFTKRIVLSIIAKIYDPLGYLSPVTITAKLFMQQLWKESNIIQWDTPLPKHLLQQWLSFYDNIQILKDITIPRYCFSDIPNEIYLVGYCDASLVAYGSCIYIVAHYPNQKPTSNLVISKSKVAPVRTVSLPKLELSSATLLSKLMKKVKLALEVAIKIHSVYYYTDSSIVLNWINSPYKKWEVYVSNRISQILQNSDSNLWHHTRTYDNAADLLTHGVHAKDFNNLSLWWHGPTYLLSPPSDWPCGSAQTKTEVETYLIKVVSPNKNQTVSEYYNDDDLEYFMNIFERFSSFQRLLNTIAQCHRFCHNLKHNHRITGPLTPEELKVSHNFIIKIVQASHFKREILELKSGKTNYTFSNSPLKRLSPFIDSQDSLLRVGGRIKHANIQYNQKYPIILPKCHVTSLIIQRYHIQLFHSGIQNTVSNLRLTYWPIHARVEVKKIVYKCTVCTRYRGQTCRQMMANLPSHRVNLERPFLHIAIDYGGPIYIKSSNLRNAKFIKSYILILVCLSTRCIHIELSTDLTTPSFISCLKRFVARRGICSSILSDNALYFKGADHELHDLYNMFKNETSYSQIMDYTNNLNIKWNFTTPLASHMGGIYESCIKQTKYLLKRKLGNCRMTYEQLSTILCQIEAILNSRPLFATTDNIDSINYISPSHFLIGTTMLDIPEPSLAKISDNRLNIWQKITSIKQQFWKEFYKTYLSELQTRQKWFTDSPNLQVGNIVLIKDENTPPMCWPMGRIIEIYSSKDDHLTRSVLVKTAKGQYKRPIHKLVLLPSQ
- the LOC123722106 gene encoding uncharacterized protein LOC123722106 isoform X2, which translates into the protein MFRNINIDPLHRNLQCILWRASPNDDLKVIRLNTVTYGTRCAPYLAFRTLLELAHQDGHIYPLAAQCILYQTFMDDVHCGTNSLSEARELCNQLISLFKRGGFQLHKWSSNNPQILQDVESNKGQHSPTSLIIGDETSTLGLKYEPATDTFKVNIPSQQCNLHFTKRIVLSIIAKIYDPLGYLSPVTITAKLFMQQLWKESNIIQWDTPLPKHLLQQWLSFYDNIQILKDITIPRYCFSDIPNEIYLVGYCDASLVAYGSCIYIVAHYPNQKPTSNLVISKSKVAPVRTVSLPKLELSSATLLSKLMKKVKLALEVAIKIHSVYYYTDSSIVLNWINSPYKKWEVYVSNRISQILQNSDSNLWHHTRTYDNAADLLTHGVHAKDFNNLSLWWHGPTYLLSPPSDWPCGSAQTKTEVETYLIKVVSPNKNQTVSEYYNDDDLEYFMNIFERFSSFQRLLNTIAQCHRFCHNLKHNHRITGPLTPEELKVSHNFIIKIVQASHFKREILELKSGKTNYTFSNSPLKRLSPFIDSQDSLLRVGGRIKHANIQYNQKYPIILPKCHVTSLIIQRYHIQLFHSGIQNTVSNLRLTYWPIHARVEVKKIVYKCTVCTRYRGQTCRQMMANLPSHRVNLERPFLHIAIDYGGPIYIKSSNLRNAKFIKSYILILVCLSTRCIHIELSTDLTTPSFISCLKRFVARRGICSSILSDNALYFKGADHELHDLYNMFKNETSYSQIMDYTNNLNIKWNFTTPLASHMGGIYESCIKQTKYLLKRKLGNCRMTYEQLSTILCQIEAILNSRPLFATTDNIDSINYISPSHFLIGTTMLDIPEPSLAKISDNRLNIWQKITSIKQQFWKEFYKTYLSELQTRQKWFTDSPNLQVGNIVLIKDENTPPMCWPMGRIIEIYSSKDDHLTRSVLVKTAKGQYKRPIHKLVLLPSQ